The sequence CAATGCGCGGCATCCCTTCCTGTCTCGCGCCAAGGTCTTTATGGGCGACGCCGGCTCGCTGGCGCTGGCCATGGTGCTGTGCTGGCTGGGCCTGGACATGGCGCGCGGCGGGCATCTGGTGCCGCCGGTGCTGGTGCTTTACGCGATCGCCCTGCCGCTGCTGGACATGGTCACCGTCATCACGCGCCGCAGCCTGCGCGGCGCGAGCCCGATGAACCCGGATCGCACCCACCTGCACCACATCCTCACGCTCAAGGGCTGGTCGATCGAGCTGTCCGTGCCGGTGCTGTGGCTGCTCAATGCCGCCATCGCCTGGGCCGGCTACGGGCTCTGGCGTGCCGGCAGCAGCGAGGGCACGCTGCTCTGCCTGTTGCTCGGCGCCCTGGTCGCCAAGATGTTTCTGATGCGCGTATGGGAAGAGGTCGAGGAACCCGTCGTCGCGTCCGCCGAGGACGAGCGCGGACCCGGCTGATGCGACCCCTGCGGCTGTGTATCGTCATCACCGGTCTTGGCATGGGCGGCGCGGAGCACGCGCTGCTCCAGCTGCTGAGCCGTTTCGATCCCGCGCGCGTGCAGGTGCGCCTGATCGTGCTCGGCCGGGAGGACGCGCTGGCCGAGCGTTTCCGCGCCATCGGCGTGGTCCCCGAATTTCTCGGCCTGCGGCCTGGCCGTTGGCCGTTCGCCGAGATCGGCCGCTTCTTTGCCGCCGTCCGTACGTCGGGTGCTGATTTGCTGCAGGGCTGGATGTATCACGGCAACCTGGCCGCCTCTTTCGCCGGCGCGCGACTGGGATTGCCGGTGTGCTGGTCGGTGCGCGACACGCCTGATGCGGCGCACGGCCATAGCCGTTTCACCCGCGCGACGATCGCGCTCTCGCGTTGGTACGTCGGGCGTACGCTGCGCATCTTCAATGTCTCGCGGCGCAGCGCCGAGTACTGTGCCAGCGAGCTGGGGTGGCCGGCTGAGCGGATCGAAGTCCTGCCCAATGGCATCGACGTGGAGCGCTTCCACCCGGACGCGGCTGCGCGCGCGCATGCGCGCGAGCAGTTGGGTGTTCCGCCGGAGGCGCCACTGATTGGCATGGTCGCCCGCTACGCGCCGGTGAAGGACCATCCGCTCTTTCTTGCCGCAGCAGCCCGCTTGCGCGCGGCGGTGCCGGACGCCCGTTTCGCGCTCGTGGGCAAGGGGTGTGAGCCCTCGAACGCGGCCTTGATGGCCGCCGTGGAGCAGGCGGGTCTGTCGGGCGCTGTCAGCCTTCTTGGCGCCCGACATGATGTCGAGACCATCGTGCCGGCCTTCGATCTGGCGGTGCTGACTTCGCGCAGCGAGGGCTTCCCCAATGTGCTCGCCGAAGCCATGGCTTGCGGCGTGCCGGTGGTGAGTACCGATGTCGGCGATGCGCGCGACATCGTCGGCGAGAGCGGCCGCATTACGGGGCACAGTCCGGAAGCATTGGCGTCCGCCTGGCGCGACATGCTGCTGGCGCCGGACCGAACACAGCGTGGCCGCGACGCGCGCGAACATATCCTCGCCCGCTACGCCCTGCAAGGTATTGCCGACCGGCTCCAGGCCCGCTATGCGAGCTTGCTGGCGGAGGCGCGCAAGGCCTGACGATCGCGCAGCCAGAGCGCGACACCCAGCGCCGCGGCGGGCAAAAGCAGGAGCGCGTCACCGGCCGGATGTCGGCCCGTAGTGCGCGGCCAGCGGCGCGCATGCAGGCAGTAGCGGACCTGGCTGGCCAGGGCCTTGGCGCGCAGCGGCAGCGGCAAGGGGAGTTGCAGGCGTTGCAGGTGGTAGTCGGCGAAGGCGTTGGGGCTGCGCGCCGCGCGCGAGACGGCCTGCGCCATCCAGCCATCGGGCGAGTCGAAGTAGATCCGCAGCGCCTCGTCGATGTAGCGCAACTTGTAGCGCAGGCCGATGCGGTCCCACACGATCCCCTCGGGCACGGACTTCTCGCCCGGGTACTCCGGGAAGGGGAATTCGCGCAGCACGGCGGTGCGGTGAAAGCCCCACTTCTCGCCCTGCACCCGAGTACGCGCGAGTGGTTCGGTCGGATAGGCATCGAACCACGGTACGCCGAACGCCGGTCCGATGCGTTCGCCCGCTTCGTTCTGGCAATGACAGCAGATCCCTGAAAACTGCTCGCGCGTTTCTGTGGGAATGGCCTGCCAGTGATGCCGGAATCGCTCCAGCGCATCGGGCGTGCAGGCATCGTCGGAGTCCAGCGGCAGGAAGAGTTCGCCCGCCGCCTCGCGGACGCCGCGGTTCATGGCTACGTGCTTGCCGCCATTGGGCTGCACGATGCAGCGCACCGGGAAGCCACCTTCCAGCGCGGCATCCCGCGCGAATTCCGCGACCAGTTCGGCGCTGCCGTCCTGCGAGCCGTCGTCGACCACCAGCCATTCGAAGTCCTTGCAGGTCTGTGCGCGCAGGGCGGCGAAGACGCGGGGCAGGGTGTGCCGGCGGTTGTAGGTCGGGGTGAAGACGGTGAAGAGCGGCGCGGGCATGGCTGCGGGTTTTGGGTGGGCGCGGCATTGTAAGCCGCTGCTCTCACTGCACGGCGGCGGCGCACGCTTGCGTGGGCGGCCGGCGATGGGCGCTGCTTCGCTATAATTAGCGGTTTTCTCAGCACTTTTCGGACCGCCAACATGAGCACGCTCGACGTTCTGACCGCCCTTTCGCCGCTGGACGGCCGCTATGCCGCCAAGCTCGACGGGTTGCGCCCGCACTTCTCGGAGTACGGCCTGATCCGCAATCGCGTGCGGGTGGAACTCGAATGGCTCAAGGCGCTCGCGGCCGAACCAGCCCTGGCCGAGGTCGCGCCTTTCTCGGTCGCGACCGTCGCCGAGATTGACGCCGTGATCGCCGGTTTCTCGGTGGCCGACGCCGAGGCGGTCAAGAGCATCGAGGCGACGACTAACCACGACGTGAAGGCGATGGAGTACTGGCTCAAGCAGCGCTTCGCCGGCAACGCCGAGGTCATGAAGGTCACCGAGTTCATCCACTTCGGCTGCACCTCGGAAGACATCAACAACGTCTCTCACGCACTGATGCTGCAGGAGTCGCGCGACGCAGTGTTCCTGCCCGCTTTCGACAAGGTGCTGGACCGTTTCGTGGCATTGGCGCATGAACACGCCGCGCTGCCGATGCTCTCGCGCACGCACGGCCAGACGGCCAGCCCGACCACGCTGGGCAAGGAAATGGCGAACATCGCCTATCGCCTGCGCCGCGCCCGCAAGGCGATGGCCTCGGTGGAAATGACGGCCAAGTTCAACGGCGCGGTCGGCAACTACAACGCCCACCTTTCCGCCTACCCGGAATTCGACTGGGCGGCGTTCGCGCAGCGCTTCATCGAGTCGCTGGGGCTCACCTTCAATCCCTACACCATCCAGATCGAGCCGCACGACTCCATGGCCGAGCTCTACGACGCAGTGGCCCGCGGCAACACGATGCTGATCGACGCCTGCCGCGACATCTGGATGTACATCTCGCTCGGTTACTTCAAGCAAAAGCTCAAGGCGGGCGAAGTCGGCAGCTCGACGATGCCGCACAAGGTGAACCCGATCGACTTCGAGAACGCGGAAGGCAACTTCGGCGTCGCCAACGCGGTGCTGCGCCACTTCAGCGAGAAGCTGCCGATCTCGCGCATGCAGCGCGACCTCACCGACTCCACCGTGCTGCGCAACATGGGCGTGGCGATCGGCCATTCGGTGCTGGGCCTGGAGTCCTGCCTGCGCGGGCTCAACAAGCTGGAAGCCGATCCGGCACGCCTCGCCAGGGACCTGGACAACGCCTGGGAAGTGCTGGCTGAGCCGATCCAGACCGTGATGCGCCGCTATGCCGTGCCCAACCCCTACGAGCAGCTCAAGGCGCTCACCCGTGGCACCGGCATCGACAAGGCGACCCTGCAGGAATTCGTCCGCGGCCTCGCGATCCCGCAGGCCGACAAGGACCGCCTGCTCGCCATGACGCCGGGCAGCTACGTCGGCTCCGCCGTCGAACTGGCGAAGGGGATCTGAAGCATGTTTGCGGACAATCTCAAGAGCCTGCCCAAGGTCTCGCACCTGGACGCAATCCAGCTGATCGGCGAGGGCAGCGAGCCGGTGGCGACCATCGAGAACAAGCCCGGCCAGGCCGGCTCGCTGGCGGTCTACAACCACCTTGCCCAGGTTTTCGGTGCGATCAATGCCGAGGCCGCTAAGCGCGGCCTGGAGATTTATGCGGAGCACACCGAGGACGCACGCCTGAACGCCGGCAAGCATCCGAACATCGATCGCCTGATCGCCATCGCCGAGGCCGACGCCCCGGCGCTGCGCGTCAAGCACGTCTTCGCCGTCTGAGCCGCCTCGCCATGCCAGGCGATCGCAACGTGCTGGGCGGGCCGCTCACGGCGTGCAGTTATGCGCCGGTGACCGGGTTCTTCCGTACCGGCTGTTGCGAGACTGGCCCGGAGGACGTCGGCCGACATGTTGTGTGCGTGCGTGTGACGCAGGCCTTCCTGGATTTCTCCACGGCGCGGGGCAATGA is a genomic window of Niveibacterium sp. SC-1 containing:
- a CDS encoding DUF2322 family protein; protein product: MFADNLKSLPKVSHLDAIQLIGEGSEPVATIENKPGQAGSLAVYNHLAQVFGAINAEAAKRGLEIYAEHTEDARLNAGKHPNIDRLIAIAEADAPALRVKHVFAV
- a CDS encoding glycosyltransferase family A protein, which encodes MPAPLFTVFTPTYNRRHTLPRVFAALRAQTCKDFEWLVVDDGSQDGSAELVAEFARDAALEGGFPVRCIVQPNGGKHVAMNRGVREAAGELFLPLDSDDACTPDALERFRHHWQAIPTETREQFSGICCHCQNEAGERIGPAFGVPWFDAYPTEPLARTRVQGEKWGFHRTAVLREFPFPEYPGEKSVPEGIVWDRIGLRYKLRYIDEALRIYFDSPDGWMAQAVSRAARSPNAFADYHLQRLQLPLPLPLRAKALASQVRYCLHARRWPRTTGRHPAGDALLLLPAAALGVALWLRDRQALRASASKLA
- a CDS encoding glycosyltransferase, yielding MRPLRLCIVITGLGMGGAEHALLQLLSRFDPARVQVRLIVLGREDALAERFRAIGVVPEFLGLRPGRWPFAEIGRFFAAVRTSGADLLQGWMYHGNLAASFAGARLGLPVCWSVRDTPDAAHGHSRFTRATIALSRWYVGRTLRIFNVSRRSAEYCASELGWPAERIEVLPNGIDVERFHPDAAARAHAREQLGVPPEAPLIGMVARYAPVKDHPLFLAAAARLRAAVPDARFALVGKGCEPSNAALMAAVEQAGLSGAVSLLGARHDVETIVPAFDLAVLTSRSEGFPNVLAEAMACGVPVVSTDVGDARDIVGESGRITGHSPEALASAWRDMLLAPDRTQRGRDAREHILARYALQGIADRLQARYASLLAEARKA
- the purB gene encoding adenylosuccinate lyase, whose translation is MSTLDVLTALSPLDGRYAAKLDGLRPHFSEYGLIRNRVRVELEWLKALAAEPALAEVAPFSVATVAEIDAVIAGFSVADAEAVKSIEATTNHDVKAMEYWLKQRFAGNAEVMKVTEFIHFGCTSEDINNVSHALMLQESRDAVFLPAFDKVLDRFVALAHEHAALPMLSRTHGQTASPTTLGKEMANIAYRLRRARKAMASVEMTAKFNGAVGNYNAHLSAYPEFDWAAFAQRFIESLGLTFNPYTIQIEPHDSMAELYDAVARGNTMLIDACRDIWMYISLGYFKQKLKAGEVGSSTMPHKVNPIDFENAEGNFGVANAVLRHFSEKLPISRMQRDLTDSTVLRNMGVAIGHSVLGLESCLRGLNKLEADPARLARDLDNAWEVLAEPIQTVMRRYAVPNPYEQLKALTRGTGIDKATLQEFVRGLAIPQADKDRLLAMTPGSYVGSAVELAKGI